A genomic segment from Polyangium mundeleinium encodes:
- a CDS encoding carboxypeptidase-like regulatory domain-containing protein yields MGKIRAAMVSLALVSIAPRAEAQDASLAGYVREAPSLRAVPAMTVRLLAPPGARQPEMLTLTNVQGQFRFSSLSPGSYMLEVLQGTHVVSREIVEVSGEATKDVIVRRVP; encoded by the coding sequence ATGGGAAAAATTCGTGCAGCCATGGTGTCGCTGGCCCTGGTCTCGATCGCGCCGCGCGCGGAGGCGCAAGACGCCTCGCTCGCGGGGTACGTGCGCGAAGCGCCCAGCCTGCGCGCCGTCCCAGCGATGACCGTGCGGCTCCTCGCGCCTCCGGGCGCGAGGCAGCCGGAGATGCTCACGCTGACCAACGTCCAGGGGCAATTCCGTTTTTCGTCGCTCTCGCCGGGAAGCTACATGCTGGAAGTGCTGCAAGGTACGCACGTCGTGAGCCGCGAGATCGTCGAGGTCAGCGGGGAGGCGACGAAGGACGTCATCGTGCGCCGGGTACCGTGA
- the htpX gene encoding protease HtpX — protein sequence MKGTFISRIALFVLTNLAVVAMLAILAQVFGLERFLVQQGVRISLPGLLVTAALIGFGGSLISLLLSKTMAKWSTGAHVIDVPRTAEEAWLVQTVEKLARDAGIGMPEVAIYDSPEMNAFATGARRDNALVAVSTGLLRNMQRNEVEAVLGHETAHVANGDMVTLTLLQGVLNTFVIFLSRVVGFLIDRLLSRSENSEERGPGIAYFVSSIVLQIVFGILASLIVAWFSRRREFRADDGGAELVGKQAMARALNRLRTQQGQPSLLPGSMQAFGIRGGRMIALFSSHPPLEDRITRLLSEEGPARDEHQKPYVRRSRAM from the coding sequence ATGAAAGGAACATTCATCAGCCGGATCGCCTTGTTCGTACTGACCAACCTGGCCGTCGTGGCCATGCTCGCCATCCTCGCCCAGGTTTTCGGCCTCGAGCGCTTCCTCGTGCAGCAAGGGGTGCGGATCAGCCTGCCAGGGCTGCTCGTCACGGCCGCGCTGATCGGCTTCGGCGGCTCGCTGATTTCGCTCCTCCTGTCGAAGACCATGGCCAAATGGAGCACCGGCGCGCATGTCATCGACGTCCCCCGGACCGCCGAGGAAGCCTGGCTGGTGCAGACCGTCGAGAAGCTCGCGCGCGACGCAGGCATTGGAATGCCCGAGGTCGCCATCTACGACAGCCCGGAGATGAACGCCTTCGCCACGGGCGCGCGGCGTGACAATGCCCTCGTGGCCGTCTCCACGGGTCTCTTGCGGAACATGCAGCGCAACGAAGTCGAGGCCGTGCTCGGTCACGAGACCGCGCACGTCGCCAACGGGGACATGGTCACGCTCACCCTCTTGCAGGGCGTGCTGAACACGTTCGTCATCTTCCTGAGCCGCGTCGTGGGTTTCCTCATCGACCGACTCTTGAGCCGCTCCGAGAACAGCGAGGAGCGAGGTCCGGGCATCGCCTACTTCGTGAGCAGCATCGTCCTGCAGATCGTCTTTGGCATCCTCGCGAGCTTGATCGTCGCCTGGTTCAGCCGGCGTCGCGAGTTCCGCGCGGATGATGGCGGCGCCGAGCTCGTCGGCAAGCAGGCCATGGCCCGCGCATTGAATAGGCTCCGCACGCAGCAAGGCCAGCCCAGCCTCTTGCCCGGCAGCATGCAGGCCTTCGGCATCCGCGGCGGCCGCATGATTGCCCTCTTCTCGAGTCACCCGCCCCTCGAGGACCGCATCACCCGGCTCCTCTCCGAGGAAGGACCCGCCCGCGACGAGCACCAGAAGCCCTACGTCCGGCGATCCCGCGCCATGTAA
- a CDS encoding AAA family ATPase, which produces MVAPSAFPASAADAFDGYTSVVPVYEGAETFVYRARTHDSAAQVILKQTKNDYPSARELARLRREFMILRELGLDNTPQALALEEHGRGLRLVMADIGHPTLREVLEGEKLSIDTVLVLAISICNALAAIHERRVIHKDITPRNILVDTSTSRVFLIDFGISARISRELNAPTSARSLEGTPLYVSPGQTGRMNRAVDARSDLYSLGVILYEMLVGHVPFPDREVEDVIQAHLTRNPVPPREMAPSVPAPLSDIVMRLLAKTPEERYQSDAGLAFDLSECLRQWREHGSVDSFRLYTKDRAPELRRAQRLYGRERDIEALLQAFERARQRGPELVLVSGYSGIGKSALVREIHKTISRHGGYFISGKFDQLSRDVPLAPVAHAFRELMREILTEPPAALARWKEGLLSALKGNGALLTELVPELALIVGDLPNVPDLPPDQAKNRFELTLLDFLHVFASAAHPVVLFLDDLQWLDPASRRLLHILLTDAFSRHLLIIGAYRDNEVEPGHPLLSLVAELGKVGFRATEIQLGPLDRETLHHLVADTLTSRPEEVESLAELVYEKTHGNPFFLHQFLVTLNERNLLRFDPSTYAWSWEVDTIRAANVTDNVVDLLLESMQELPAATQQVLVLAACIGHSFDYGLLAIVANKPPGDILAAIWGAMKAGLIVSPDGDYRYLEVGLGGADASVSAARFDVRYRFVHDRVHQAAYLLLPPEQRETLHLGIGRLLQQHIKGASVDEHLLELVRHLNIGAACMESHAERADLAALNLRAAQRAKASTAYHASAEYARAGIGLLRDGDWDERYDLCLELYMLAGQGASLGGDAERAEVVFAELGRRVKTDIERAAIQRERVYSRISHGQFMEGVRIGLDTLGLLGHPLRMEEITSPQVMMAELAQVTTNLRGRRIEDVIDAPEVKDPVIGAVLSILDSIGDGSHHLGAIPFSIINLRAVNIALVHGHTELVALPYSCVGYMLAAIRGRVNEGMDFCKLAEGINAKFPSALQTARLGFAASSCAHMRDPMRQVGERFAVTRQRCLETGEFHMLGVACFLGTMANLFAGDQIDDVLDLAEKNLAIARRTKIQRNNAAMTAVRQSIACLAGKTRDATSFSDDNFDEDKFVRDLQSQQPSSTNVHYGVLKTFVLLVHGKHADAWEASEIAERALMFGGGTIQPKIHPFFRALLLLILPPPEEPKEAARRKELFTRYRAEIAELAAWSPKSFAHVKALVDAEEARTQGDVAGAMQRYESAIALCQENKAPHFEAMANELFAKFFVSIGITAGAGAYMRNAYRAYLHWGAPLKAASLESESSHIWPSPREVTRSSSSTGTTNTSGLTELGRTLLSKTGAGSLRDAALVVRAAQEIASEIDLAKVIDRLAQLVLSNAGADRGVLILARDGQFAIVARLGEGSSTIDVGEGEPLESAAECAHSVILYVSRTQEAVLLDDRESAARFANDPYLLHENPRSILCLPLLHQGRLSGVLYLENRTISGVFHEARVELLTLLSSQAAIAIEIASLIENSRAANEEVKRANERLELEVARRTEELRYLNRDLTDANVRLEAELSQRRVVEEQREALQAQIIGAQRDRLAELSTPLLPITREIVVMPLIGTMDGERAAQVLAVALEGAQRQGARMVILDVTGMKDVDTHVARMLLDVAGALRLLGAETLITGIAPRSAQTLISLDVDLRSFVTMSTLQSGMEYALRRVRGSTAAASAPRLRGR; this is translated from the coding sequence ATGGTCGCGCCGTCCGCTTTTCCCGCCTCAGCAGCCGATGCTTTCGACGGTTACACGTCCGTGGTGCCCGTCTATGAAGGCGCCGAAACGTTCGTGTATCGGGCTCGGACACACGACAGCGCGGCGCAGGTCATCCTGAAGCAGACGAAGAACGACTATCCGAGCGCGCGAGAGCTCGCCAGGCTGCGGCGCGAATTCATGATTCTGCGCGAGCTCGGGCTCGACAACACTCCCCAAGCGCTCGCGCTGGAGGAGCACGGACGCGGCCTGCGCCTCGTGATGGCGGACATCGGCCACCCCACGCTGCGCGAGGTCCTCGAGGGGGAGAAGCTCTCGATCGACACCGTCCTCGTCCTCGCGATATCGATATGCAATGCGCTCGCGGCGATCCACGAGAGGCGCGTCATCCACAAGGACATCACGCCGAGGAACATCCTGGTGGATACGTCCACCTCGAGGGTTTTTCTCATCGATTTCGGCATATCGGCGCGCATATCTCGTGAGCTCAACGCGCCGACGAGTGCGCGATCGCTGGAGGGCACGCCTCTCTATGTTTCACCGGGACAAACGGGGCGGATGAATCGCGCCGTCGACGCGCGGTCGGACCTTTATTCGCTCGGCGTGATTCTGTATGAGATGCTCGTCGGCCATGTGCCTTTCCCGGACCGCGAGGTCGAGGACGTCATTCAGGCCCATCTGACACGAAATCCGGTGCCGCCGCGCGAGATGGCTCCGTCCGTGCCTGCGCCGCTCTCGGATATTGTCATGAGGCTCCTCGCGAAGACGCCCGAGGAGAGATACCAGAGCGATGCGGGCCTCGCGTTCGACCTCAGCGAATGCCTCCGGCAGTGGAGGGAGCACGGCTCCGTAGACTCATTCCGTCTGTATACGAAGGACAGGGCGCCCGAATTGCGGCGCGCGCAACGCCTGTACGGCCGAGAGCGCGATATCGAAGCGCTCCTCCAGGCGTTCGAGCGCGCCCGCCAGCGCGGCCCGGAGCTGGTCCTCGTCTCGGGTTATTCCGGCATCGGTAAGTCGGCGCTGGTCCGCGAGATTCACAAGACCATCTCGCGGCATGGTGGGTATTTCATTTCGGGAAAATTCGATCAGCTTTCCCGCGACGTGCCGCTCGCGCCGGTCGCCCATGCGTTTCGGGAATTGATGCGCGAGATCCTGACGGAGCCACCCGCGGCGCTCGCACGATGGAAAGAGGGGCTCCTCTCCGCGCTCAAGGGCAACGGCGCGCTGCTCACCGAGCTCGTGCCGGAGCTCGCGCTCATTGTCGGCGACCTGCCCAACGTGCCGGACCTGCCGCCGGATCAGGCCAAGAACCGCTTCGAGCTGACGCTTCTCGACTTTTTGCACGTCTTCGCGAGCGCGGCGCACCCCGTCGTCCTCTTTCTCGATGATCTTCAATGGTTGGATCCGGCTTCGCGGCGGCTTTTGCATATTCTCCTGACGGACGCGTTCAGTCGGCACTTGCTGATCATCGGCGCCTACAGGGACAACGAAGTCGAGCCGGGCCATCCGCTCCTCTCGCTCGTCGCGGAGCTCGGCAAAGTCGGCTTCCGCGCCACCGAAATCCAACTCGGGCCGCTCGATCGTGAGACGTTGCACCACCTCGTCGCCGACACGCTCACGAGCCGGCCCGAGGAGGTCGAGAGCTTGGCCGAGCTGGTTTACGAGAAAACGCACGGAAATCCGTTCTTTTTGCATCAATTCCTGGTCACGCTGAACGAACGGAATCTCCTCCGCTTCGACCCATCCACATACGCGTGGTCATGGGAGGTCGACACCATCCGCGCAGCGAACGTGACGGACAACGTCGTCGATCTGCTCCTCGAAAGCATGCAGGAACTCCCGGCAGCGACGCAGCAGGTGCTCGTGCTCGCGGCGTGCATTGGTCATTCATTCGATTATGGATTGCTGGCCATCGTCGCGAACAAACCGCCGGGTGATATCCTTGCCGCGATTTGGGGAGCGATGAAGGCCGGACTCATCGTGTCTCCGGACGGCGATTACCGGTATCTCGAGGTCGGGCTCGGCGGCGCGGACGCGAGCGTCTCGGCGGCGCGGTTCGACGTCCGCTATCGATTCGTTCACGATCGGGTCCATCAAGCTGCATACCTTCTCCTCCCGCCGGAGCAGCGGGAAACGCTCCATCTTGGCATCGGGCGCCTCCTCCAGCAGCACATCAAAGGCGCGTCCGTGGACGAGCATCTCCTGGAGCTCGTTCGCCACCTCAATATCGGCGCTGCCTGCATGGAGAGTCATGCCGAGCGGGCCGACCTCGCGGCGCTCAACCTGCGAGCCGCCCAAAGAGCCAAGGCTTCCACGGCCTACCACGCGTCCGCCGAGTATGCACGCGCTGGCATCGGCCTGCTCCGCGATGGAGATTGGGACGAACGTTATGATTTGTGCCTCGAATTGTACATGCTCGCGGGGCAAGGCGCGTCTTTGGGCGGTGACGCCGAACGCGCCGAGGTCGTCTTCGCGGAGCTCGGGCGTCGGGTGAAGACCGATATCGAGCGGGCTGCGATCCAGAGGGAGCGCGTATACAGCAGGATATCCCACGGGCAATTCATGGAAGGCGTCAGGATCGGCCTCGATACGCTGGGGCTGCTCGGACACCCGCTGCGGATGGAAGAGATCACGTCGCCGCAGGTGATGATGGCGGAGCTCGCCCAGGTTACGACCAACTTGCGTGGACGCCGCATCGAGGACGTGATCGACGCGCCGGAGGTGAAAGACCCTGTGATCGGCGCGGTCCTCTCGATCCTCGACTCCATCGGCGACGGCTCGCACCACCTCGGCGCGATCCCATTTTCCATCATCAATCTCAGGGCGGTCAACATCGCCCTCGTGCACGGTCATACCGAGCTCGTCGCGCTGCCGTACAGTTGCGTAGGCTACATGCTCGCGGCGATCCGCGGGCGCGTGAACGAGGGGATGGATTTCTGCAAACTGGCGGAGGGGATCAACGCGAAGTTTCCCAGCGCCCTGCAGACCGCGAGGCTGGGCTTTGCTGCGAGCAGCTGCGCGCATATGCGAGATCCGATGCGCCAAGTGGGGGAGCGGTTCGCCGTCACGCGGCAACGCTGCTTGGAGACCGGCGAGTTTCACATGCTCGGCGTCGCCTGTTTCCTCGGGACGATGGCAAACCTTTTCGCGGGGGATCAGATCGACGATGTTCTGGACCTCGCCGAGAAGAACCTGGCAATCGCCCGGCGCACCAAGATTCAGCGCAACAACGCCGCGATGACCGCGGTTCGGCAGAGCATCGCGTGCCTCGCAGGCAAGACGCGGGACGCGACGTCGTTCAGCGACGACAACTTCGACGAGGACAAGTTTGTTCGTGACCTGCAAAGCCAGCAACCCAGCAGCACGAATGTCCACTATGGCGTGTTGAAGACGTTTGTTCTCCTCGTGCACGGAAAACACGCGGACGCCTGGGAGGCCTCGGAGATCGCCGAGCGTGCATTGATGTTCGGCGGCGGGACGATTCAACCAAAGATCCATCCGTTCTTCCGAGCGCTCCTGCTCCTCATCCTACCGCCGCCTGAGGAGCCCAAAGAGGCGGCGAGGCGCAAGGAGCTTTTTACGAGATACAGGGCGGAGATCGCCGAACTCGCGGCGTGGTCCCCGAAGAGCTTTGCGCATGTGAAGGCGCTCGTTGACGCCGAGGAGGCACGAACGCAAGGCGATGTCGCCGGCGCCATGCAGCGCTACGAAAGCGCAATCGCGCTTTGCCAAGAGAATAAGGCCCCCCACTTCGAGGCGATGGCCAACGAGCTCTTCGCCAAGTTTTTCGTGAGCATCGGCATCACCGCGGGCGCCGGCGCCTATATGCGGAATGCGTACCGGGCATACCTGCATTGGGGCGCTCCCCTCAAGGCCGCCTCGCTCGAGTCGGAGTCCTCGCACATCTGGCCCTCGCCCCGCGAGGTTACGCGTTCGAGCTCGAGCACGGGGACGACGAACACATCGGGCCTCACGGAGCTGGGCAGGACGCTCCTCAGCAAGACGGGCGCTGGGAGCCTCCGCGACGCTGCGCTCGTCGTCCGTGCAGCGCAGGAGATCGCGAGCGAGATCGACCTCGCAAAGGTCATCGATCGCCTCGCCCAGCTCGTCCTCAGCAACGCGGGTGCCGATCGTGGGGTATTGATCCTCGCGCGAGACGGGCAGTTTGCGATTGTCGCGAGGCTCGGGGAAGGGAGCAGCACCATCGACGTCGGCGAGGGTGAGCCGCTGGAGAGCGCCGCCGAGTGCGCCCATAGCGTCATCCTTTATGTGTCACGCACACAGGAGGCCGTACTGCTCGACGACAGGGAGAGCGCCGCGCGTTTTGCGAACGATCCGTATCTTCTTCACGAGAATCCACGGTCGATCTTGTGCCTGCCGCTCCTGCACCAAGGCAGGCTGAGCGGCGTGCTTTACCTGGAGAACCGCACCATCTCAGGCGTCTTTCACGAGGCGCGTGTCGAGCTCCTCACCCTGCTGTCCTCGCAGGCCGCCATCGCGATTGAAATCGCAAGTCTCATCGAGAACTCGCGCGCCGCCAATGAAGAGGTCAAGCGGGCCAATGAGCGGCTCGAGCTCGAGGTCGCGCGAAGGACAGAGGAGCTGCGGTATCTCAATCGTGACCTCACCGACGCAAACGTCCGCCTCGAAGCCGAGCTCTCCCAGCGCCGCGTCGTCGAGGAGCAGCGCGAGGCGCTTCAGGCGCAGATCATCGGGGCGCAGCGCGATAGGCTCGCGGAGCTGTCGACGCCGCTGTTGCCCATCACGCGCGAGATCGTGGTCATGCCCCTCATCGGCACCATGGATGGCGAGCGCGCCGCGCAGGTTCTCGCAGTCGCGCTCGAAGGCGCCCAGCGCCAAGGCGCGCGGATGGTCATCCTCGACGTCACGGGGATGAAAGACGTCGATACCCATGTCGCTCGAATGCTCCTCGACGTCGCGGGCGCGCTGCGGCTTCTCGGCGCAGAGACACTCATCACGGGTATCGCTCCGCGGAGCGCACAGACGCTCATTTCGCTCGACGTCGATCTACGGTCCTTCGTGACAATGAGCACGCTCCAGAGCGGAATGGAATACGCTCTCCGGCGCGTCCGCGGTTCAACGGCCGCCGCCTCTGCGCCGAGGCTCCGAGGGCGGTGA
- a CDS encoding beta-propeller fold lactonase family protein — MPARRRRGKTWVAFAAALSGAMLSVGSASAASYTLFESGQVRPLALSQNGQRLYAVNTPDNRLEVFHVTSSGLLHVGSVTVGLEPVAVASRNNDEVWVVNHLSDSVSVVDVTAPFAPRVVRTLLVGDEPRDIVFGGPNRSRAFITTAHRGQNAPFDPQLTTPGIGRADVWVFDATNLGSSSLGGVPLNILRLFADTPRALAVSPDGKRVYAAGFHTGNRTTSIHRHLVLTNGGMPPPYTNALGEPQPPTALIVKYDGNHWVDESGTPWDAAVRLSLPDKDVFVIDAMSNPPAQLAGTAGYYTGVGTVLYNMIVNPANGKVYVTNTDANNLQRFEGPGIFTGSTVRGHLHEARISVLSNGTVTPRHLNKHIDYDSCCAPLPNTVNDKSLATPVGMAITSNGSKLYVAALGSSKIGVFDTATLENGTFTPSAANHIVLDDGDEPVGPTGIVLNESQKRLYVLTRFDNSIAIVNTTTRAVLGRVSLYNPEPPSVVAGRQYLYDARFSSANGEASCASCHVFGDMDSLAWNLGNPDIATGDLPGPIASPFPKFFPTFNGFSALKGPMTTQSLRGMANHGPMHWRGDRTGGNAEPSAQPNEGTFDEREAFRQFQAGFIDLLGRSAPIPDDDMEAFADFVLQIMYPPNPIRNLDNSLTPDQEAGRDQFFTVGGALSGACETCHRLDSTANAEFGEPIPGFFGTGGGYVVNEQPQSLKVPHLRNLYQKVGMFGMARVSNIFPKDNDHMGDQVRGFGFTNDGSEDTLFRFMNSRGFDNQTSFPDSPPVSPNGFDESPPGAGDPVRRQVEQFLLAFDSNLAPIVGQQVTVTSQNSAAAKARLNLLVSRADVGECDLVGKTRFAQEIGFLYVGANEFTSSYQSFGTISKTALLNLAQLFQRELTFTCVPPGTGERIGIDRDEDGIRDGDE; from the coding sequence ATGCCGGCGCGACGGCGGCGCGGAAAAACCTGGGTTGCATTTGCGGCAGCCCTTTCAGGCGCGATGTTGTCGGTGGGCTCTGCCAGTGCGGCGTCCTATACGCTCTTCGAGAGCGGCCAAGTCCGGCCTCTCGCGCTCTCACAAAACGGCCAGCGGCTGTATGCCGTGAACACCCCGGATAACCGGCTGGAGGTCTTCCATGTCACGTCTTCGGGGCTGCTGCATGTCGGATCTGTAACGGTCGGACTCGAGCCTGTTGCTGTCGCATCTCGAAACAATGACGAGGTTTGGGTAGTCAATCATCTCTCCGACAGCGTGAGCGTGGTGGACGTCACGGCTCCCTTCGCCCCGCGCGTCGTCCGTACGCTGCTCGTCGGCGACGAGCCTCGCGACATCGTGTTCGGCGGCCCCAACCGCAGCCGGGCGTTCATTACCACTGCCCACCGCGGCCAGAACGCTCCTTTTGATCCCCAGCTCACGACGCCCGGCATTGGGCGCGCGGATGTTTGGGTATTCGACGCGACGAACCTGGGGTCGAGCTCGCTCGGAGGTGTCCCCCTCAACATCCTCCGTCTCTTTGCGGACACGCCGCGGGCGCTCGCGGTGAGTCCGGACGGGAAGCGTGTCTACGCGGCCGGCTTCCACACGGGCAACCGCACCACGAGCATTCATAGGCACCTCGTCCTCACCAACGGCGGGATGCCGCCGCCTTACACGAATGCTCTCGGCGAACCCCAGCCGCCGACCGCGCTGATCGTGAAGTACGACGGCAATCACTGGGTGGACGAGAGCGGGACACCTTGGGATGCAGCCGTGAGGCTCTCCCTCCCCGACAAGGACGTCTTTGTCATCGACGCCATGTCCAACCCTCCCGCGCAGCTCGCAGGGACCGCGGGCTATTATACCGGCGTGGGTACGGTCCTCTACAACATGATCGTGAACCCCGCGAACGGGAAGGTGTACGTCACGAATACCGATGCGAACAACCTCCAGCGGTTCGAGGGGCCGGGGATCTTCACCGGCTCGACGGTCCGGGGCCACCTGCATGAAGCCCGTATCTCCGTACTGTCGAATGGCACCGTCACGCCGCGCCACCTCAACAAACACATCGACTATGACTCCTGCTGCGCGCCGCTGCCCAACACCGTAAATGACAAGAGCCTCGCGACGCCCGTGGGGATGGCCATCACCAGCAATGGCTCGAAGCTGTACGTCGCGGCGCTCGGTTCCAGCAAGATCGGCGTCTTCGATACGGCCACGCTCGAGAACGGTACATTCACCCCGAGCGCCGCGAACCACATCGTCCTCGACGACGGCGACGAGCCTGTCGGCCCGACGGGCATCGTTCTCAACGAGTCCCAAAAGCGGCTCTACGTGCTCACGCGGTTCGACAACTCGATCGCGATCGTCAACACGACGACAAGAGCCGTCCTCGGCCGCGTCTCGCTCTATAACCCGGAGCCTCCGAGCGTCGTCGCGGGCCGGCAATACCTGTACGATGCACGATTCAGCTCCGCCAACGGGGAAGCGTCCTGCGCGAGTTGCCACGTCTTCGGCGACATGGATAGCCTCGCCTGGAATCTCGGCAACCCGGACATCGCGACGGGCGACCTGCCGGGACCGATCGCCAGTCCGTTTCCGAAATTTTTCCCGACATTCAATGGATTCTCTGCGCTCAAGGGGCCGATGACGACGCAGAGCCTCCGCGGAATGGCGAATCATGGCCCCATGCATTGGCGAGGCGATCGCACCGGTGGCAACGCCGAGCCGAGCGCGCAGCCGAACGAAGGGACGTTCGATGAACGTGAGGCGTTCAGGCAATTCCAGGCCGGGTTCATCGACTTGCTCGGCCGCAGCGCCCCGATCCCCGACGACGACATGGAGGCATTCGCAGATTTCGTTCTCCAGATCATGTACCCCCCGAACCCGATTCGGAACCTCGACAACTCGCTCACGCCGGATCAGGAGGCGGGGCGCGATCAGTTCTTCACGGTGGGTGGGGCCCTTTCCGGCGCCTGCGAGACGTGCCACCGACTCGATTCGACCGCCAATGCCGAGTTCGGCGAGCCCATTCCCGGATTTTTTGGCACCGGGGGCGGATACGTCGTCAACGAGCAGCCACAAAGCCTGAAAGTTCCGCATCTTCGCAACCTGTACCAGAAGGTCGGTATGTTCGGCATGGCCAGAGTGTCGAATATCTTCCCCAAGGATAACGACCACATGGGCGACCAGGTGCGCGGATTCGGCTTCACGAACGATGGGTCTGAAGACACGCTCTTCCGCTTCATGAACTCGCGCGGGTTCGACAATCAGACGTCGTTCCCGGACAGCCCCCCCGTTTCCCCCAATGGCTTCGACGAGAGCCCTCCAGGGGCAGGCGACCCGGTGCGCAGGCAGGTCGAGCAATTCCTCTTGGCCTTCGACAGCAACCTGGCGCCGATCGTCGGGCAGCAGGTCACCGTCACGAGCCAGAACAGCGCCGCCGCGAAGGCACGCCTCAATCTCCTCGTGTCACGCGCCGATGTCGGCGAATGTGATCTCGTCGGAAAGACCCGCTTCGCGCAGGAGATCGGCTTCCTGTATGTGGGCGCGAATGAGTTCACGTCGAGCTACCAATCGTTCGGGACGATCTCCAAGACCGCGCTGTTAAACCTGGCTCAACTCTTCCAGCGCGAGCTGACATTTACGTGCGTGCCCCCTGGAACCGGTGAACGAATTGGCATCGATCGGGACGAGGACGGCATCCGGGACGGCGACGAATAA
- a CDS encoding fibro-slime domain-containing protein, with amino-acid sequence MRTTNLSLLGLLLVLGCSSGQDTGSPTGATTGSSGSGSGGGGSGGAGAGGAGGEGGLNLTTSSGTGGDTGEECLSTLTMRVRDFSESHPDFQWSDHPNFSEIVGIRQGILAAELAKQPDGSFKPVYVAGNAVSPDGPTYAPFTGVANFDAWYRDTPGVNFASNVQIPLTGNGTTLVYDDANFHPIDATFGFGNEGFELNGMPNNWHFTTEALVSFRYKGGEVFTFRGDDDIWVFINHRLAIDLGGLHGPELGTVDLDQRASELGLALGGVYDLQVFHAERNYSGSNYRFETSNFCFLPVDPPK; translated from the coding sequence ATGCGCACCACGAACCTTTCGCTCCTCGGCCTGCTTCTCGTCCTCGGTTGTTCGTCCGGTCAGGATACCGGTTCTCCGACGGGGGCAACGACTGGCTCCTCCGGCTCGGGTTCGGGGGGTGGGGGAAGTGGCGGCGCGGGGGCGGGCGGTGCGGGCGGCGAAGGTGGTCTCAATCTCACGACCTCCAGCGGCACCGGCGGCGATACCGGCGAGGAGTGTTTGAGCACCTTGACCATGCGGGTGCGCGACTTCTCCGAAAGCCACCCCGACTTCCAGTGGAGCGACCACCCCAATTTCAGTGAAATCGTCGGCATTCGACAGGGCATCCTGGCTGCTGAATTGGCCAAGCAGCCTGACGGCAGCTTCAAGCCCGTGTACGTTGCCGGCAATGCGGTCAGCCCCGATGGCCCGACCTACGCGCCCTTCACCGGTGTCGCCAATTTCGATGCATGGTATAGGGACACTCCCGGCGTCAATTTTGCTTCCAATGTGCAGATCCCGCTCACGGGCAATGGTACCACGCTCGTCTACGACGACGCGAATTTTCATCCGATAGATGCGACCTTCGGTTTTGGGAACGAAGGTTTCGAGCTGAATGGCATGCCGAACAACTGGCACTTCACCACCGAAGCGCTCGTTTCCTTCCGTTACAAGGGCGGGGAAGTGTTCACGTTCCGCGGGGACGACGACATCTGGGTGTTCATCAATCACCGCCTCGCCATCGACCTCGGCGGACTCCACGGTCCCGAGCTGGGCACGGTCGATCTCGACCAGCGCGCCTCGGAGCTCGGCTTGGCCCTCGGCGGCGTATACGATCTGCAGGTCTTCCATGCGGAGCGGAATTACTCGGGCTCGAATTACCGGTTCGAGACGAGCAACTTCTGCTTCTTGCCGGTGGACCCGCCCAAGTAG